The following are encoded together in the Juglans microcarpa x Juglans regia isolate MS1-56 chromosome 2D, Jm3101_v1.0, whole genome shotgun sequence genome:
- the LOC121250044 gene encoding uncharacterized protein LOC121250044 has product MEANVEEALKAKVIAEKRFAEKDFAGAKNYALKAKTLCPGLDGISQMVTTFEVYIASEAKCNGELDYYSILGLKPFADKDAVKKQYKKMAVLLHPDKNKCVGADGAFRLVSEAWTLLSDRSKRSSYDLKRNKQLSSVVNQTNISSIHATGVTGFNNCSNSLNSHGRTDTFWTVCTSCKVQYEYLRKYVNKRLSCKNCRGIFIAVETGTAPANGSFPYSPWSHVPGNGYGSHGFDRVTYIPGNATFVPGNGVSGFHSGHGYEYVSNVSFQWSSFSGTSSGTVGPIGPSTISTDVYQANGNVSRARPKAKSGADRKHALEKAVAKIDSPGGCNELPGSKAGRAEKKRKVYVGTSFRNGYEDEGLKSASEARLADGNASNGHDPKLNNPTELPTRRSSIAPAFDARKLLIEKARTEIQKKLKEMKLVAEAAAAVKENARAQTQLDQCEGTGDAPKIADLGHSAQQLELKKTRPISITVPDPDFHDFDKDRSEECFKPKQIWALYDEEDGMPRLYCLIREVISVEPFKIHITYLNSKTDSEFGLVNWLDCGFTKSCGNFRASNSDVVDQVNVFSHILSREKAGRGGCVRIYPRSGDIWAVYRNWSPHWNRSTPDEVRHQYEMVEVLDDYSEELGVCVTPLVKLAGFKTVYGRNSDKSAIRWIPRREMVRFSHQVPFCPLKEDGNNLPGKCWDLDPAATPDELLHAATATGANA; this is encoded by the coding sequence ATGGAAGCAAACGTAGAGGAGGCTCTTAAGGCGAAAGTGATAGCTGAGAAGCGATTTGCAGAGAAAGACTTTGCAGGTGCGAAGAATTATGCCTTAAAGGCTAAAACACTGTGTCCTGGACTGGACGGCATATCCCAAATGGTGACGACATTTGAAGTTTACATTGCTTCTGAGGCTAAATGCAATGGTGAATTGGATTATTATTCTATTCTTGGGTTGAAACCTTTTGCTGATAAAGATGCAGTTAAGAAACAGTACAAGAAGATGGCAGTATTGCTCCACCCTGATAAGAACAAATGTGTGGGAGCTGATGGGGCATTCAGACTTGTTTCTGAAGCATGGACGCTACTGTCTGATCGATCTAAGAGAAGCTCTTATGATCTCAAGAGAAACAAGCAATTATCATCTGTGGTTAACCAGACAAACATATCTTCAATTCATGCTACAGGGGTTACAGGTTTCAACAATTGTTCCAATTCCCTGAATTCTCATGGAAGAACTGACACTTTCTGGACAGTTTGCACCTCTTGTAAAGTTCAGTACGAGTATCTGCGGAAGTATGTGAATAAGAGACTTTCTTGTAAGAACTGTCGTGGTATTTTCATTGCTGTGGAAACTGGGACAGCCCCAGCAAATGGTTCTTTCCCTTATAGTCCTTGGTCACATGTGCCTGGTAATGGGTATGGAAGTCATGGGTTTGATAGAGTGACATATATCCCGGGCAATGCTACCTTTGTTCCAGGAAATGGGGTGTCAGGATTTCACTCTGGGCAtggatatgaatatgtttcaaATGTGTCCTTCCAGTGGAGCTCTTTCTCTGGAACTTCTTCTGGAACGGTGGGTCCTATTGGACCATCCACCATATCCACTGATGTCTACCAGGCTAATGGAAATGTTAGTAGGGCAAGACCAAAGGCTAAATCAGGAGCCGACAGAAAACATGCATTGGAAAAGGCTGTTGCTAAAATAGACTCACCAGGTGGCTGCAATGAACTTCCAGGATCTAAGGCTGGTAGagctgaaaagaaaaggaaggtgTATGTGGGAACCAGTTTTAGAAATGGGTACGAAGACGAGGGACTAAAATCTGCTTCAGAAGCAAGATTGGCTGATGGGAATGCTAGTAATGGACATGATCCCAAGCTTAACAATCCAACTGAACTTCCAACTAGGCGTTCCTCTATTGCACCTGCATTTGATGCTAGAAAGTTGTTGATCGAAAAGGCAAGGACagaaattcagaagaaattgaaagAGATGAAGTTGGTGGCAGAGGCAGCTGCTGCAGTTAAGGAGAACGCAAGAGCACAGACACAACTTGATCAATGCGAAGGGACTGGAGATGCACCTAAAATAGCTGATTTAGGCCATTCTGCTCAGCAGTTAGAGCTGAAGAAAACCAGGCCAATCTCAATAACAGTCCCCGACCCTGACTTCCACGATTTTGACAAAGATAGATCAGAGGAATGCTTCAAGCCTAAACAAATATGGGCTTTATACGATGAAGAGGATGGTATGCCTCGCTTGTACTGTCTGATCCGTGAGGTCATCTCAGTTGAACCATTTAAGATTCATATTACTTACTTGAACTCTAAAACTGATAGTGAGTTTGGGTTAGTGAACTGGCTGGATTGTGGGTTTACAAAGTCTTGTGGAAATTTTAGAGCGTCCAACTCAGATGTTGTTGACCAAGTTAACGTTTTCTCTCATATTCTTAGCCGGGAGAAAGCTGGTAGGGGAGGTTGCGTACGGATATACCCCAGAAGCGGAGATATTTGGGCTGTTTATCGGAACTGGTCACCACACTGGAATAGATCAACCCCAGATGAAGTGAGGCACCAATATGAAATGGTGGAGGTTCTTGATGATTACTCTGAAGAGCTTGGTGTTTGCGTAACTCCCCTTGTGAAATTGGCTGGATTCAAGACGGTATACGGAAGAAATTCGGACAAAAGTGCCATTCGATGGATTCCAAGAAGAGAGATGGTACGCTTTTCACACCAGGTGCCATTTTGTCCGCTTAAGGAAGATGGTAATAATTTGCCAGGTAAGTGTTGGGATCTGGACCCGGCTGCAACTCCAGACGAGCTGCTTCATGCTGCGACAGCTACTGGAGCAAATGCATAA
- the LOC121250122 gene encoding zinc finger CCCH domain-containing protein 18 isoform X1, whose translation MDFSESTNVVYNRIQKIEPENVSKIIGFLLLQDHGEREMIRLAFSPDNLIHSLINKAKTELGLSKLPVSAPISPSLVNPVPGSELPLPFTPYSPVLPRPISSPRTLRGANPYWNPQVAADQQPVHNADYVPPTCSDSVAEDYHLQNQIQFLTLDDQLESANSVASDFSSNYYYPEPAFGVRVGRRSPSLPEFPVKVCHYFSKGFCKHGNNCRYFHGNPMPESFSLILSPSSNELPNEDHVFSPESLEKLEKELTELLKSRRGFPVSIASLPMIYYEKFGRTLQAEGYLTESQRHGKVGYSLTKLLARLKNSIRLIDRPHGQHAVILADDVPKYLEYAGERSDPGGIVAGSRQIYLTFPAESTFTEHDVSNYFNKFGLVQDVRIPCQQKRMFGFVTFVYSETVKQILAKGNPHFVCGARVLVKPYREKSRLLERKYADKSPHAMYNSPHFMDRDSELNSMVVRVGDNLRLRKQQLIEEHEQALELESRRFSELRLAPKLFSHHPYIGHSMDELKCSEAHAEQAEFPSARRFNYLLDVLNNEKTRHTNTNYSGQNSSQGLNLPESPFASAIGNNSISTVT comes from the exons ATGGATTTTTCTGAATCTACGAACGTTGTGTACAATAGAATTCAGAAAATAGAGCCTGAAAATGTGTCAAAGATCATCGGTTTCCTCCTGTTACAAGACCATGGTGAACGTGAAATGATCAGGTTAGCCTTCAGCCCTGATAATTTGATCCACTCTTTGATCAACAAAGCCAAAACGGAGCTTGGCTTATCCAAACTGCCGGTTTCGGCTCCCATCTCACCCTCTCTGGTGAACCCAGTACCGGGTTCAGAGTTACCTCTACCGTTCACACCCTACTCGCCAGTCTTACCACGACCAATTTCATCTCCAAGAACTCTACGAGGTGCAAATCCCTACTGGAATCCCCAAGTAGCTGCTGATCAGCAGCCAGTGCATAATGCAGATTATGTCCCACCAACTTGTTCAGATTCGGTTGCTGAAGATTATCaccttcaaaatcaaattcagtTCTTGACTTTGGATGATCAGCTAGAATCTGCAAATTCAGTTGCTTCAGATTTTTCGAGCAATTATTATTACCCGGAACCTGCATTTGGTGTGAGAGTGGGTCGAAGGTCTCCAAGCTTGCCTGAATTTCCTGTTAAGGTTTGCCATTACTTCAGTAAGGGGTTTTGTAAACACGGAAACAACTGTAGGTACTTCCATGGAAATCCCATGCCAGAAAGCTTTTCTCTGATTCTCAGTCCAAGTTCGAATGAGCTTCCTAATGAAGATCATGTCTTCTCTCCTGAGTCTCTTGAAAAGCTTGAAAAGGAGTTAACCGAGCTTTTGAAATCCAGAAGAGGATTTCCGGTTTCAATTGCTTCATTGCCAATGATCTATTATGAGAAGTTTGGGAGAACCCTTCAGGCTGAAGGGTACCTTACTGAGAGCCAGAGACATGGTAAGGTTGGGTATAGTCTGACAAAACTTCTTGCTCGATTGAAGAACAGCATTCGTCTCATTGACAG GCCTCATGGACAGCACGCAGTAATCTTGGCAGATGATGTGCCAAAATACTTGGAGTATGCTGGTGAGAGAAGTGACCCTGGTGGTATTGTTGCTGGTTCTCGACAGATTTATCTCACCTTCCCGGCTGAGAGTACTTTTACAGAGCACGATGTTTCTAACTACTTCAA CAAATTTGGTCTGGTCCAAGATGTTAGGATTCCTTGCCAACAGAAGAGGATGTTTGGTTTTGTCACTTTTGTATATTCAGAGACCGTCAAGCAAATTTTAGCTAAGGGGAATCCTCATTTTGTATGTGGGGCTCGTGTTCTGGTGAAACCTTACAGGGAAAAGTCGAGGCTTCTTGAAAG GAAGTATGCAGATAAAAGCCCACATGCTATGTATAACAGTCCACACTTCATGGATAGGGATTCTGAGCTTAATTCGA TGGTGGTGAGAGTTGGTGATAATTTGAGGCTCAGGAAGCAGCAGCTCATTGAAGAACATGAGCAAGCACTTGAGCTTGAGAGCAGGCGTTTCTCAGAATTGCGACTCGCTCCTAAACTCTTTTCTCATCACCCTTATATTGGACATTCAATGGATGAGTTAAAGTGCTCTGAAG CCCATGCAGAACAAGCAGAGTTCCCATCTGCTAggcgttttaattatttgctcGATGTTTTGAACAATGAAAAAACGAGGCATACAAACACGAACTACAGCGGCCAGAACAG CAGCCAAGGACTTAACCTTCCAGAGAGCCCTTTTGCATCGGCTATAGGGAATAATAGCATTTCAACAGTTACAtag
- the LOC121250122 gene encoding zinc finger CCCH domain-containing protein 18 isoform X2 has protein sequence MDFSESTNVVYNRIQKIEPENVSKIIGFLLLQDHGEREMIRLAFSPDNLIHSLINKAKTELGLSKLPVSAPISPSLVNPVPGSELPLPFTPYSPVLPRPISSPRTLRGANPYWNPQVAADQQPVHNADYVPPTCSDSVAEDYHLQNQIQFLTLDDQLESANSVASDFSSNYYYPEPAFGVRVGRRSPSLPEFPVKVCHYFSKGFCKHGNNCRYFHGNPMPESFSLILSPSSNELPNEDHVFSPESLEKLEKELTELLKSRRGFPVSIASLPMIYYEKFGRTLQAEGYLTESQRHGKVGYSLTKLLARLKNSIRLIDRPHGQHAVILADDVPKYLEYAGERSDPGGIVAGSRQIYLTFPAESTFTEHDVSNYFNKFGLVQDVRIPCQQKRMFGFVTFVYSETVKQILAKGNPHFVCGARVLVKPYREKSRLLERKYADKSPHAMYNSPHFMDRDSELNSMVVRVGDNLRLRKQQLIEEHEQALELESRRFSELRLAPKLFSHHPYIGHSMDELKCSEAHAEQAEFPSARRFNYLLDVLNNEKTRHTNTNYSGQNSQGLNLPESPFASAIGNNSISTVT, from the exons ATGGATTTTTCTGAATCTACGAACGTTGTGTACAATAGAATTCAGAAAATAGAGCCTGAAAATGTGTCAAAGATCATCGGTTTCCTCCTGTTACAAGACCATGGTGAACGTGAAATGATCAGGTTAGCCTTCAGCCCTGATAATTTGATCCACTCTTTGATCAACAAAGCCAAAACGGAGCTTGGCTTATCCAAACTGCCGGTTTCGGCTCCCATCTCACCCTCTCTGGTGAACCCAGTACCGGGTTCAGAGTTACCTCTACCGTTCACACCCTACTCGCCAGTCTTACCACGACCAATTTCATCTCCAAGAACTCTACGAGGTGCAAATCCCTACTGGAATCCCCAAGTAGCTGCTGATCAGCAGCCAGTGCATAATGCAGATTATGTCCCACCAACTTGTTCAGATTCGGTTGCTGAAGATTATCaccttcaaaatcaaattcagtTCTTGACTTTGGATGATCAGCTAGAATCTGCAAATTCAGTTGCTTCAGATTTTTCGAGCAATTATTATTACCCGGAACCTGCATTTGGTGTGAGAGTGGGTCGAAGGTCTCCAAGCTTGCCTGAATTTCCTGTTAAGGTTTGCCATTACTTCAGTAAGGGGTTTTGTAAACACGGAAACAACTGTAGGTACTTCCATGGAAATCCCATGCCAGAAAGCTTTTCTCTGATTCTCAGTCCAAGTTCGAATGAGCTTCCTAATGAAGATCATGTCTTCTCTCCTGAGTCTCTTGAAAAGCTTGAAAAGGAGTTAACCGAGCTTTTGAAATCCAGAAGAGGATTTCCGGTTTCAATTGCTTCATTGCCAATGATCTATTATGAGAAGTTTGGGAGAACCCTTCAGGCTGAAGGGTACCTTACTGAGAGCCAGAGACATGGTAAGGTTGGGTATAGTCTGACAAAACTTCTTGCTCGATTGAAGAACAGCATTCGTCTCATTGACAG GCCTCATGGACAGCACGCAGTAATCTTGGCAGATGATGTGCCAAAATACTTGGAGTATGCTGGTGAGAGAAGTGACCCTGGTGGTATTGTTGCTGGTTCTCGACAGATTTATCTCACCTTCCCGGCTGAGAGTACTTTTACAGAGCACGATGTTTCTAACTACTTCAA CAAATTTGGTCTGGTCCAAGATGTTAGGATTCCTTGCCAACAGAAGAGGATGTTTGGTTTTGTCACTTTTGTATATTCAGAGACCGTCAAGCAAATTTTAGCTAAGGGGAATCCTCATTTTGTATGTGGGGCTCGTGTTCTGGTGAAACCTTACAGGGAAAAGTCGAGGCTTCTTGAAAG GAAGTATGCAGATAAAAGCCCACATGCTATGTATAACAGTCCACACTTCATGGATAGGGATTCTGAGCTTAATTCGA TGGTGGTGAGAGTTGGTGATAATTTGAGGCTCAGGAAGCAGCAGCTCATTGAAGAACATGAGCAAGCACTTGAGCTTGAGAGCAGGCGTTTCTCAGAATTGCGACTCGCTCCTAAACTCTTTTCTCATCACCCTTATATTGGACATTCAATGGATGAGTTAAAGTGCTCTGAAG CCCATGCAGAACAAGCAGAGTTCCCATCTGCTAggcgttttaattatttgctcGATGTTTTGAACAATGAAAAAACGAGGCATACAAACACGAACTACAGCGGCCAGAACAG CCAAGGACTTAACCTTCCAGAGAGCCCTTTTGCATCGGCTATAGGGAATAATAGCATTTCAACAGTTACAtag
- the LOC121249539 gene encoding F-box protein SNE-like, producing the protein MQQKKAEHTDHQKKPKFLINDHVDILIEILKHLDGPSLCVASCVCRLWCTIARNDSLWEHLCFRHVSSPPPSSVRAVVVALGGYKQLYMVCVRPVLSRLGHSDRVRRRTVWTRDMVQLSLSLFCVDYYERRLGDASASSLMFLCKPVNV; encoded by the coding sequence ATGCAGCAAAAGAAAGCAGAACACACAGATCATCAGAAAAAACCCAAGTTCTTAATCAACGATCACGTAGACATCCTAATAGAGATCCTCAAGCACCTCGACGGACCTTCCCTCTGCGTCGCCTCCTGCGTCTGCCGCCTCTGGTGCACCATTGCCCGCAACGACTCACTCTGGGAGCACCTCTGCTTTCGCCACGTTTCCTCTCCTCCCCCTTCCTCCGTACGAGCAGTCGTCGTGGCTCTCGGAGGCTACAAGCAGCTATACATGGTCTGCGTCCGGCCAGTCCTGAGCCGACTGGGCCACTCGGACAGGGTCAGGCGGCGTACTGTCTGGACACGCGACATGGTGCAGCTCTCCCTCTCTTTATTTTGCGTCGATTACTACGAGAGGAGACTGGGGGATGCCTCCGCTTCGTCGCTCATGTTCCTCTGCAAGCCCGTGAACGTCTGA